The genomic DNA CTCAGTCAGGGTATTGACCAAGGCTCTACCCGTGGTATCCGCTGCGTGCAGTACACGCCTGTGGGAATGGGCTGCCTCCAGGGTCAGGGCAAGCTGGCTGCCTTTGCGATCGAACTGGACTCCCATTTCGACTAGCGATTGAATACAGTCTGCTGCCTGGGTTGCCAGAAGTTGAACTGCCTCTGAGTCACAGAGTCCTGCGCCTGCCTTGAGGGTATCTTCGATGTGGAATTTAGGGGAGTCCTGAGGATCGATCGCAGCGGCAATTCCGCCCTGCGCCCAGTCGCTCGCAGAGAGGGAGAGGGTTTCCTTGGTGATTAAGCCAACGCGATAGTGGGAGGGAACGCGGAGTGCTGCAAACAATCCCGCTGCACCTCCGCCAATGATTAGAACGTCAAATGAACTCGGAAGCTTGGAATAGGACACAAATGGTTAGCGGCGATAATGAGCAGCGATGACGAGTAGCAATAACCAGCAGCTATCAGCAGCAGTGAATGGGTCGTAAAACGATCGATGAGTTCAATCCTGGGTTGCAGCAACACCCGTTGTTCTATTGTAAGTATTCCACTGTAAAAGTTTTATCATCTGTTCCGGTGTGCCGGGCTGGTGAAACGCTAGCCGCAACAAAAAATGCTCCCTGAATCCGGAGAATGGGCTGTGATGCAAAACCGTTCCTATTTTGGAATTGGTTCACAGCAGAATCCTTGGATTTAAGAAGCATTTGGCTCGTTGATGGATCGATGACTTAGCGATGAGTCATTCAAACCCAGTCATCACTCACACAATCATCCGTCGATGATTCGTTCACCGGGATAGATACACCGGATCGATATCCCTAGCGGTAAATTCCGTTGTTGAATCGATCGCCACCTTCGACAAAGGTATCTTCGGGCGGAGAGACGGTGAAATTGCTGAGGTTGTCGCGCAGGATTTCTTTTTGCTGCTCGGTCAACCCTGGCATATCCAGCACGTCTTCTATATTCTCAAATGGCGCATTCTGCACAATCTTGCGTGCCAGCGTCGGGTATAGCCCGCGATACTGGAGAAATGCCCGCACGTTTGTATTGTTCAGATCAATCTTTTTGCCAAACTCGGTGGCAAGCTTATCATCTGCGCGGTTTCGGACGGATGCTTCGGCAAGCAGAGGAGCCATTCCATTTCCGGATGCGCTCC from Leptolyngbya ohadii IS1 includes the following:
- the psbU gene encoding photosystem II complex extrinsic protein PsbU; translated protein: MKRFVGVVLAVGLFLGTLLGFSDQAAAMNANSLLWSASGNGMAPLLAEASVRNRADDKLATEFGKKIDLNNTNVRAFLQYRGLYPTLARKIVQNAPFENIEDVLDMPGLTEQQKEILRDNLSNFTVSPPEDTFVEGGDRFNNGIYR